The Pan paniscus chromosome 3, NHGRI_mPanPan1-v2.0_pri, whole genome shotgun sequence genome includes a window with the following:
- the LOC100980458 gene encoding small ribosomal subunit protein uS8 has protein sequence MVRMNVLVDALKSINNAEKRGKCQVLIRPCSKVIVRFLTVMMKHGYIGEFEIIDDHRAGKIVVNLTGRLNKCGVISPRFDVQLKDLEKWQNNLLPSRQFGFIVLTTSAGIMDHEEARRKHTGGKILGFFF, from the coding sequence ATGGTGCGCATGAATGTCCTGGTAGATGCTCTCAAGAGTATCAACAATGCCGAAAAGAGAGGCAAGTGCCAGGTGCTTATTAGGCCGTGCTCCAAAGTCATCGTCCGGTTTCTCACTGTGATGATGAAGCATGGTTACATTGGCGAATTTGAAATCATTGATGACCACAGAGCTGGGAAAATTGTTGTGAACCTCACAGGCAGGCTAAACAAGTGTGGGGTGATCAGCCCCAGATTTGACGTGCAACTCAAAGACCTGGAAAAATGGCAGAATAATCTGCTTCCATCCCGCCAGTTTGGTTTCATTGTACTGACAACCTCAGCTGGCATCATGGACCATGAAGAAGCAAGACGAAAACACACAGGAGGGAAAATCCTGGGATTCTTTTTCTAG